A window of the Poecile atricapillus isolate bPoeAtr1 chromosome 17, bPoeAtr1.hap1, whole genome shotgun sequence genome harbors these coding sequences:
- the RFNG gene encoding beta-1,3-N-acetylglucosaminyltransferase radical fringe gives MINTNCSAVHTRQALCCKMSVEYDKFLESGQKWFCHVDDDNYVNPRTLLHLLSAFSHSQDVYVGRPSLDHPIEAADHVQSDGSKTTVKFWFATGGAGFCISRGLALKMSPWASLGNFISTAERVRLPDDCTIGYIIEGLLEVKLLHSPLFHSHLENLQRLQGESVLQQVTLSYGDPENKHNVVSVGGVFGLQQDPTRFKSVHCLLYPDTIWCPAKKMS, from the exons ATGATCAACACCAACTGTTCTGCTGTCCATACCCGGCAAGCTCTCTGCTGCAAGATGTCTGTGGAATATGATAAATTCCTGGAATCTGGGCAAAA gTGGTTTTGCCATGTGGACGATGACAACTATGTGAACCCTCGGACTCTCCTACATCTCCTGTCTGCCTTTTCACACAGCCAGGATGTCTACGTGGGGCGACCGAGTCTGGACCATCCCATCGAAGCAGCTGACCATGTCCAAAGTGATGGATCA AAGACAACCGTGAAATTCTGGTTTGCTACAGGTGGAGCTGGATTCTGTATCAGCCGAGGTCTTGCCCTGAAGATGAGTCCCTGGGCCAG CCTGGGCAATTTCATTAGTACTGCAGAAAGAGTGCGTCTTCCCGATGACTGCACTATTGGCTACATCATCGAAGGGCTGCTGGAGGTAAAGCTGCTACACAGCCCATTGTTCCATTCCCACCTAGAAAATCTGCAGAGGCTGCAAGGCGagtctgtgctgcagcag GTAACCCTGAGTTATGGTGACCCTGAGAACAAACACAATGTCGTGAGTGTGGGAGGAGTGTTTGGCCTTCAGCAAGATCCAACACG ATTTAAATCTGTCCATTGTCTGCTTTATCCTGACACTATTTGGTGCCCTGCTAAGAAGATGTCATAA
- the DCXR gene encoding L-xylulose reductase isoform X3, producing MEQHLDFRGRRALVTGAGKGIGRAVAVALSRAGARVTALSRTAADLERLTRECPGIETLCVELADWEAVEAAVGAAGPFELLVNNAAVAELQPFLEVTRSALQRSLDVNFGAVLHVSQDSGLPLFFFFFFSPSPSQIVARQMIAQGVPGAIVNVSSQASKRALRDHAVYCSTKSALDMLSKVMAMELGPHKIRVNTVNPTVVMTDMGRINWSDPQKSAAMINRIPLGKFAGQ from the exons ATGGAGCAGCATCTCGACTTCCGCGGACGGCGGGCCCTGGTGACTGGGGCCGGCAAAG GGATCGGTCGCGCCGTGGCCGTGGCGCTGAGCAGGGCCGGGGCCCGCGTGACCGCGCTGAGCCGAACGGCGGCGGACCTGGAGCGCCTGACGCGGGAG TGCCCGGGCATCGAGACCCTCTGCGTGGAGCTGGCGGACTGGGAGGCTGTGGAGGCAGCGGTGGGAGCTGCGGGGCCGTTTGAGCTGCTGGTTAACAACGCGGCCGTGGCGGAGCTGCAGCCCTTCCTGGAGGTGACGCGCTCGGCCCTGCAGCG GTCTCTTGATGTGAATTTTGGAGCTGTGCTTCATGTTTCCCAG GATTCTGgccttcctctttttttttttttttttttctctccttccccctcccagATAGTTGCTCGGCAGATGATTGCACAGGGGGTGCCAGGGGCTATCGTGAATGTCTCCAGCCAGGCATCGAAGCGTGCGCTGAGGGATCACGCTGTTTATT GTTCCACAAAAAGTGCTTTGGATATGCTGAGCAAAGTAATGGCAATGGAACTGGGACCCCACAAG ATTAGGGTGAACACTGTGAACCCCACCGTGGTTATGACTGACATGGGGAGAATTAACTGGAGTGACCCTCAGAAATCTGCTGCCATGATTAATCGGATTCCCCTGGGAAAGTTTGCAGGTCAGTGA